A region of Rhodospirillales bacterium DNA encodes the following proteins:
- the moaD gene encoding molybdopterin converting factor subunit 1, with translation MKVKYFAWLKQKTGVAEEDVAPPESVRTIQDLVDWLSARSPRHAEAFSEANVFGAALDQKVARLEEPLGGAREVAFFPPFTGG, from the coding sequence TTGAAAGTGAAGTACTTCGCCTGGCTGAAGCAGAAGACCGGCGTCGCCGAGGAGGATGTCGCGCCGCCCGAGAGCGTGCGCACCATCCAGGACCTCGTCGACTGGCTGTCGGCGCGCAGTCCGCGCCACGCCGAGGCGTTCTCCGAGGCCAATGTGTTCGGCGCCGCGCTCGACCAGAAGGTCGCGCGGCTGGAGGAGCCGCTGGGCGGCGCGCGCGAAGTGGCGTTCTTCCCGCCGTTCACCGGCGGCTGA
- a CDS encoding molybdenum cofactor biosynthesis protein MoaE, giving the protein MAVRVQLDDFDIGAEIAALTRGNPRIGAVVTFTGLVRDLHVREGFHRDRVAAMTLEHWPGVTEAALADIEAEANRRWPLDATLIVHRHGRLEPGDRIVLVVAASPHREAAFEACQFLMDWLKTKAPFWKLEETPAGETWVDSQHADDAAARKWEKG; this is encoded by the coding sequence ATGGCGGTCCGGGTCCAGCTCGACGATTTCGACATCGGCGCGGAGATCGCGGCGCTGACGCGCGGCAATCCACGCATCGGCGCGGTCGTCACCTTCACCGGCCTGGTGCGCGACCTGCACGTGCGCGAGGGCTTCCACCGCGACCGCGTCGCGGCGATGACGCTGGAGCACTGGCCGGGCGTGACCGAGGCGGCGCTGGCCGACATCGAGGCCGAGGCGAACCGGCGGTGGCCGCTGGACGCGACGTTGATCGTCCACCGCCACGGGCGCCTGGAGCCCGGCGACCGCATCGTGCTCGTCGTCGCGGCCTCGCCGCACCGCGAGGCGGCGTTCGAGGCCTGCCAGTTCCTGATGGACTGGCTCAAGACCAAGGCGCCGTTCTGGAAGCTCGAGGAGACCCCCGCCGGCGAGACCTGGGTCGATTCCCAGCACGCCGACGACGCCGCGGCGCGCAAGTGGGAGAAGGGCTAG